The genomic stretch TGTCTCTCCACCCAGGGACGCACCTTAGAGGCTCTTCCAACAAAAAAGAACATAGTTGAGGTTAGAGACGAAAAATGTAATTGGACGGGTTGAATATTCGACGACTAGAGCTACAATAAGAGTGGGAACGAAACGTGGTCTCTGCCTTACTAGATCGGCATCCAAAACGAGGCTCTGGAGTATCTATTAACTCCTCCTTTAATACCGATTACCACTCATGCCAATGGGGATGACTTAATGGCAGCGACGATGTCATTTCTTCCGCCAGCCTACGCAGCGGTCTCTTCAAACGGCAGAGCTACCAATGCAATAGCACCGCGACGTTGGACCTGTGTATATAGATTCTCCGAAACGATTTCATCCACTGAATACCTCATGACAACTTGCGAAGTGATACCCTCTGTTTAGCCATGTGTAAAGGCAGGCAGTCGCCAGAATTCTGCAATGGCCAGCCCGCATTGCCGCTGTTGCTTTCGTGGTTTTGGCTGCCTAGTGTATCTGAATAGGCCTTTCTTCGTCGCGCCTTAGGCGTAGGAGTTTGGCGGTACTAGACCGCCACCCAGCGGACATAGGCGACAGCCTCCGCTAAGCCGGGTAACCCCTAGTCTTTGCTACAGCCTTTCTCAGAATGCCCTGCTTGTCGAGTGCGCGCGCAGCCTCCTCGCGATGCTCTTCACCGTTCACTGCACGATGCTCTCGGCTACTTCGCCCTCACGTGCTCCACAGGCAAACGGCGCATCCTCAGTGAGTATACGCTGGCGGTGGATAGGGAGTGCGAGCCGTGAGCTGAATGGTGACGAGGGAGCAGAGATGGAAGCCAAATTCAAATAGATGAGTGCAGCCACTCCAGATTACCGGGCAGGGAGTTGCTGTTGCTGTCGCCCATATTCGCTCTAGGGGAGAAGCGGAAGCGGAAGCGCTTGCTAGGAACGACCACAGTGAAGTTAGGAAAATTATTTAAATAATATATTAGTTCTCTTTCGTAAGGGCTATAGCTTGTCATAAGCTTCGTACCACTAGAACTTTATAATTCAATATAGTTCAAACACCTAACACATATAAGATTCCTATATCTACAGAATATAAAATATTTTTAGAATATTATATTTTACTATTAtagtgtcggcatacacacggtgtgtcgcctaataaggcccaatgtaccgcctcgatcctacttcggcccaactcggacccaacgctatgtataccttcgtagcccccacattcgtagaatcatcatacaccagaataccaatacacaagattaccttagctactgttattcaccgtacgatcgtacaaggccttccaacactgatcagtgattgcacggcagtcacagacagttaggttaagaagagatagattctttaccccgcgcgttccctagattgcctatatcagcaaggcggagttatctatgctaagctcactgttagctatatcaggcgtcgttcgtggctagcgaccgaccgttacagccgtatcagaagcgttccaagacgccgtctatacacgcgccaaccgaccggttgagatttgacccgtgtacaacccacgaccaccgacgcatctctagcgaacgcagctagcgcaacaagcgtcaacaagaacacaatagcaggagagagaacatcatcggaaagagcaccggtagccaggacaccggcagtaggaatggcgagcagtagtagaagagtggtacccacactagaggcgctactagggaccacaaacataaaaccaagagaatggcatcacatcgatccagagatttgggaggacaacgttgaagctccagacgatgaggtagggattactacagcaacaacgtacattgcgcgtgcgattgcggactatacagatcgaccaacagcagatgaagaactcttttgggagttccgtcaggactttgaaggatggacagaggcaatgttcctacgtgcccagccaatatacacaaaggaactaaagcggatcctccgctttaagggagtgtatactggccgtattaatatggcacctagtgagtctctagctaggttattacgcatggaggagtacctagaatggcctcaggacgtattccagtcggctgtgtttgacacacgatcagctgcgcacatgttgcaagagcgggcactacggcaacaacgcagtgaaggatcagtacagtccacagacaggagattatcaagccaggcccagagccgaacccaaacgcctgtaaggacaagaggccgagacgtagacagtcggcaaacccgcgatcaagaccagacccacgcccgtgtgcaaggacgacaggagaccgttgaggaagaacaacagattcaggaccagctagcaaaaacgattgagaaagcccaaaaccaaccaatccgaagccagcctgtagagacaactgaatccgcaccgcagccagcctatcagcgcgtccaaagtcagcaacctcccctcacctacaacaacttcgaccgattccgcgagtatacaccagcatacccgcaacgtccgaagggactgagcgttccccaattgtgccctctggtgaaacagacccgtacaaggcagttccaccaatcgagtttggcaatgagaaactggatcctaagacgatcaatgtcttcgtgaaaatgtgggaccgagacaaaaagtatacgggaaagccgtacgacctcctagacgataaattgaaaatcttctacagcatctgttatcacgcagacatcgagccagggcagttccatgcagtctttccacggattctcgacggccgcgcagaggagtattacctccacttcgtcgatcagcggatggatacgttcttgactgcctacacaaagctcaagaaccacttcgacacagacgtcaaccacggccattactacgcggactggacgacgacatcgtttgtcaaagtccgcagggagaaccccgaaaagaacctccacgaggtccttgacatcatgctggacaagctccaattgtgtcaaagagcacttggacagcagtacatgggagaatacgcgctccgaacgactgtaatcacagcatgccgaggcgtgaaggagctcgagatggcactctacaagccgtctctagaatgcgaggttctgtttggagatctgcgatcgtcaatcgaaaactcactcgccatgaccgtctccgtcaacttcactgaggcggatacggatagccagtactacttggatcgtcggtacaacaacaacagctctggaagattgcgagggaattacaaccctcgcggtggacgcagcggattcacccgcggacgcggtgggcttcagcaccgctctggagtcaacacacaaatcgacaagaaatgttacgtctgcggcaagacaggctgttggtccacaaaccacacgcttgaagaaagaaaacgctcaaaagcgcagtacatcacacactgcgcgattacgggagagcaaatggagtttagcacatttctcgtcgcgtacgagggggaagaagtcgaccagttcttcctagaggagcaagacgaagatgatgaggaccaaagattggcagttaagtacctcacagatcaggcctttttgcaccacgtgactggagaagacgtctacaggtgcaaggagcctattacgcccgcaacgcagttccttatcgaggatcgatactcgcgaatcacgtaccaaggcattcttcctgacactggtgcctcaaatgtatcgacagccggaaaggagcagttctgggcgctccaaactgaggaccccaccgtaactctagatacgtctactgctggaaacgcatctgtgcaatttggcaaaggaagcgtcactacttcgattggaaccgcacatgtatcgacacagattggaaagatcaaatttgaggtcttgaacgcacccaccccgtttctcctctgtctgaaagacatggaccggctccacgtgtacttcaacaatactacggaccagctggtacaaggaaaagctacctttccagtgattcgcaaatggggacacccgtggttccacctaagcaaggcagagcgcgcgcgcgtattccttacggagactgagctccgacacttacaccggaggttcgggcatccagccgtcgaacggctgatacgattgctcaaacgcgcaggacacgaggacgtggatgaacggctgctccgagagatccaaacgttctgccatcactgccaagcgcatgatccagcgccgcgccgattcaagtttaggctgaaagatgatcgggaattcaacttcgagatcctcgtagatgtgatgtatctgagtgggaaaccagtgcttcacgtgatcgattcggctacaacattcaacggcgcgcgatttctaccgtctatgagcgcgaaagacacctgggaagcactccgcctgctctggattgatacataccaagggccgccagatatcgtcacccacgacgccggcaccaacttcgcgtcagtcgaattcagatcagaggcgaagatcatgggaatcacatgtaaacaagtgccaaccgaggcccattggtctatcggcaaggtagaaagataccacgcaccgctcagacgcgcgtacgagatcctgaggacagagcttgacactggcaccagcgacgccgcagtgttgcagatggcagtcaaggccgtcaacgacaccgcaggcccagacgggctcgtacccacgctgctcgtcttcggtgcatacccccggatatccatggattcaccaccatctccctcgataacccatcgcgcggaggcaatccagaaagcgatgagggcgctgcggaaggcctcagcggaacatgcggtgagcaacgcacttggtaccaggaatgggcctactacagacggggtactgtcactgcctcttcagagtgaggtgatggtatggcgcgagaagaatggatggcaagggccgtatagagtcatcgatatgaaggaccacgatgttactgtagacatgatcaacggcccaacgacgttccgatccactgtcgtaaaaccgtactatcgcgatctgactacagcgatagacggcgcagatcaaggcacaggtggatctccgaccacagacgaagcgattgctgatgaaccgccactaccggtaccaccggcggaagccaaccaagcggctcagccgcgcaagcggggccgcccacctggatcaaagaacaagcccaaggtgcagtacctgtcgaagaaggaggaggacgattacgccctggccgtcaagctacgcaatgacggcgtgattaacgtcccgggcgctccattcgaagcatccgatcagaaggagatcgacgacctcgtcggccgtggagtattcagttttgagctgtttgatccaactctacacggcgggtatcgtatcttcaaatcgcgcatggtccgcgaagtcaaaggcaagaccatggtcccgtacgagaaatcacgcctcgttgttcaaggttacaatgacgagggcaaacacgagatcctgacgcagtcgccaaccatccaacgagccagccagcgcctgattctagccctagcgcctgcattactcgatgagggcatggttgtggaactacgagatatcacgcaagcgtacccacaggcacaaacagagctattccgcacggttttagcgcacctcccaaaggagcttataacaaagtatcccaagggaacaattattcgcgtaatcaagccactctatggaatcgcggaagcaggagtccactggtttgctacgtaccaaggacaccactgcaaggagctcgacatggctacatcaacgtatgacccgtgcctcctgatcacgaacgggagacgggaagcgtttggaatagtgggcctgcagacagacgatactctcgcgattgggacgcctgcattctctggtgcagaagacgctgcgctccagaaagccaattttcgagctaagcccaaggagagactgtccaaagaagtatcactcgagttcaacggatgtactctaacgttgcgcggagacacgattctacttacgcagaagggacaaggtgccaagatcgaaatcattgatccgaaggcagcaaaccgagcacagaagtacatggagcagcgcgcgcgtggcgcgtacattgcgtcgatatgccaacctgaagcatcgttcgatctttccgcggctgcgcaaatacaacaacctaaggacacagaatacgtgaagcttaaccgccggctgcagtggcaatctgagagcatacaacgaggcctgcgatacgtccctctcgacctcgctacagcaaagctggtagtgttcacagacggatccttcgcgaacaaccaagaccttagctcacagctagggtacctacttatccttgcgaatgagtcgagtcgacaagacagcacgtttgatattcgtggtaacgtaatccattggagttcgaccaaatgcaaacgcgttacccggagcgttcttgcctcagaaacgtacggcatggttagcggtgtcgacatcgctatcgctatcctaacaaccctcaagataattacaggacgcctaggtctaccaccgatcccacttattgtgtgtacggattcatactccttgtatgaatgcctcgtcaaactcggaacaactgctgagaagcgactgatgatcgacatcatggcgcttcggcagtcatacgagcgtcgcgagatcactgagatccgctggatcaacggagaggacaaccccgcggacgcattcacgaaagcaacaccaaatcgcgcgttagaacgtttcatcgaaagcaacaagctgtcaatccgagtagagggatctgtgcagcgacctacggagtaggcacatatgcctatttggaatccctctcattgtgccctttttagaagacccgtttttccttacatcagtcgttacaataagaaaagattgccagtgtcggcatacacacggtgtgtcgcctaataaggcccaatgtaccgcctcgatcctacttcggcccaactcggacccaacgctatgtataccttcgtagcccccacattcgtagaatcatcatacaccagaataccaatacacaagattaccttagctactgttattcaccgtacgatcgtacaaggccttccaacatATAGAGTGTATAATTGTAATAGTATAGACTACCCTTATGTGGTGCGATACTACTACCAGAGGATGATATTAGTAGATCGGGTTGGGGTTCTGCGTCTGTGGATGCGGGGCTATGTATACTTAGGGACGTTTGTAGAGGTGGGGAAGAGTGAAATGTCGGAGGAGAGGATGTATATATCATAGGGAGCACTgcgtcgtcatcgtcgttGTGGCAGTCAATGTATGGTTTGTCTTGTACGTATCCGCCGAAAAACTCTGCTGTACGCTTGATAGGCGTATTGTCGAAGATGTTATGACTATCAGATAGTCTGAAGTCGTGTATCTTGGTACTTGTTGGGACTTGGAGATTTTCCGGTGTTGGTTTTGCTATGTCTTTTGCTACTAATGATGTATGTGATTGACGCTTAGTACGATGATGAACTTTTCTGTTATTACAACCCTGTCGCGAGGGTGATGTGGTTTTCCGCGGACAGAGTTGTTTTAACTGTGTTATGGCGCACTGCTCATGTTTAGGCGATTCATTTAGCCCGTGTTCCCTCTTTGATAGCTGGCCATCCGGAAGTAGTGTAGACGTTTTGATGCCTTCGATCTGGCATGGCTTAGACGCATCGCTTCTGTCTCGAGGATCGTTCGGTTTCCGCTTCTGGGATGGCATATGTGATGCAACCGCCCGACTCTTCTCCGATAGAGCCTTGGCCTCTAAGCCAGTAGAGCCATTCAACGTTATTCGTACACCATGTGGCGAACCAAGGCTGCCATCGACCTGCTCATTTGCTTGATCTTCCCCAGTAAGACGACGCAAGAAAGTTGTGGCCTTCCTCTCCGCCCGGCGTTGTATGAAGGGGTTGCTCTTTTCTGTCTGGGTATCACCCGTCCGTTTTTCAGAAATCACGTCGTCACGGTCTGCGTGGCCGGAAATTGCTGTGGATTCTGCATTCGGAGATGCAGGTACAGGTTTGCTATTGCTAGACAAGATTTCCTGGTCGAAACCAGTCTGCAGCCAGTCGCCCGTGGCGTCAGCATCGTAAAATACTGATGGTGAAGACGACAGGTGATAGACTTCATCCCAAGACCGCCTTCGTGCATCCTTTGGTGTATATAGCCGCTTTTTCCCGGCGGGTTGTATCCTCGGCTTGGTAGGAGTTTTGAGAGTCTGAGTAGACCGCGCTGGCAGTATGGGCTTTTTGAAAGGAGTGTTGGAATTGTCAGTAGGCATGTGTGATCCTGATAGGCCTCTAATCAGGGGGTGCTGGGGAGACGTAATAAATGGGGGTGACTGTGCAATCAACCTCACTCTCTCCTCTCCGTTCGTTCCTATTACATCTGACTTGATGCTGTTGGTTGATGGAACACAAGGTCTTTTGACTTGTTTGTGACCTTCGGTGACATCTGCCACTGCCTTCCGCTTGGCATTCATCATCTTCTTTTGCTTGGGTTGACTAATCACAGATTCCCCATTGTCGTTCCGTTTACGGCCTCTGACGGGGTTGACGGGTTTCTGGCTTGAGGTAGACTGAACACGTTCGGACACTCTTTGCTTACGGGATGCTGCACTGGAAGCAGCCGGTGTAGTCGCGAGTTCCTCTGCTCTGCATTCCTTTGTATTGTCGAAGTCATTGGATTGCGCGCTGAGCCTGCTCAATAAACTTCGCTTTACGGCCTGGGAAACACCAGGCAGCTTCCCCTTGCTCTCCGACCGTTTCGGACTTGGCAATATCCCGTCAAAGTCCACTTGCAGTTGTGCCGGAGATTTGGCCGAAGGCTGACGTGCACGCGATTGTTGCGCCATAGGATCGCTACTCGTTGTCATGCTTTAACGCTACAGTGGTCTGGACGCCGTGTCTGCGGTTGACTTTGAAGTGATATCCACAAAGTCGAGTTGTGAAGCGCTCTGAATTTCTGTCTGCTGATGAGCTAGGCGATATGTTCGACAGAAATCCTCATGTATGTCTTTGGTATAGCAAAGGGCGGTGGCCGAGAGCGGTATACGGGCGGTGTGAAGGGTTGTGCGCTGAGCGTTGAGCGTGAACTTTACACAGTCGAAGTATTGGGCAATATTTCTGCACGTCGTATACGTGTTGCAAGGAAAATTGACGTTGGAATTGGAACGGGGAACGTGTGCTAGTAAAGTCGGTCGGGAAGGCGCGATCAATCTTTGACGTCAGGGACACGCGCCAGTTTCGCGACTCGAAACGCATTTCGAGGGCATGACCGCGTTTCAGTAGACTCACTCGCAGTAAAGCAAGCGCTCAGACAAGAAGAAATAACATTCAAAAACTCCAATCCTACTCTTACTCAAAGAGACGCGCGCGTATATAGTAGCCAAGTTGTTCGGATACGCGAAACTATTGGTTGCTATCACACGCCCACGCCCAGAGACGTCGTGCATGTACATGGTTTAGGCTGTCGGTCTTGCTCTAAGCTCCTCAGCAAAGCGGCCAAGTCGCATACAAGTCCCGAAACAAGAACATTCCAAGATAGATCGATCGCGATCGAACGACCTGTCGAGATGAAAGTACAGGTATATAGCAAGTGTCTTGAAAAGGGGTATGGAGCTAGTGTGCCAAAAACAAAGGGCACGTGCCCTCCTTCATCACCACACCACCACGTCAAACAGCTATGCCAGATTGAGACGCATTTTATAATTGCTTTCATTATATATATCGCTCACGTTCCATGCGGAACAAAAAGGACGCAATTAGTATTAGTAAACTCAAAGGTCCAATGCGTATAGCGGAGCATTGAAGATAACCCCGGCGTAGCCCGCTGTACCAATGCGAATATAAGATGGTCATGCCGAATAACTCTACATTATAAAACATATCCCTAACGTAGCCtagacgaagaagaagaactACCATTATAGGTTCTGCCGCCTCTCCCACTCAACTATGCCAGGTGCTAGTGGGCGGGAGAAGAGACTGGTGTAGTCGGTGCTAACAATGTCTTTGCTACCACCAACGTTCCTGAACTTGAACTCTCTCACAAATGCTACTAGAATAGTCTGTAGTTGCAGGTAGGCGAATTGCTCCCCAATACAACGATGCCGTCCAGCGCCAAAGGGAAGATATGGTGAGTTGGTTCCCTTGGACACGACACCCCAGCCATAGTCAATCTTCTCCTGGTCGGCGTCGTCGCGCTCTTCGTCGTAGTTGTTTTGGTCTGGATCCCAACGGTGGGGGTCCCAGACAGCGGGGTTGACAAAGTGGGTATCGAGCTGTGCGGAGAAACCGGGCGAGGACATGAGTGTGTGGGAAGTGGGAACAACGTAGTTTGTTCCATCGACAACAAGAGGTTGCTTGACCTTGCGCATGATGGAGTGAATGGGGGCGTGGATACGGAGGGTTTCCTTGACAACCTGGGCATGGAGGGGAAGCTTCTGGAGGTCGTCGTAGGTTAGGGCGGGGAGGTTTTTGCCTAGGATGGACTTTTGCTCGGCAAGTAATTCCTCAATAACGTGCGGGTTCTGCGCGAGGCGGAGAAGGATCCATGCGATGGTTGAGGAAGACGAATGCTGTCCGGCCATGAGCAGGGCAATCATGATGCCAGCAATCTCGTGTTCGGGCACCTGGGTGCCGTCCTTGTACTTGCAGTCCATCAGGTGCCAAATCATGTCGTGCGAGTCCTTCTTCACGGCGCCCGACCTGCGCTTGCGAACCAGATCCGAGTATAGCTTTATCATGGTCTCGCGTGCATTGTCGCGTGCGCGGTTGTGAGGAAGCGGGGCCCATGAGAGCATAAAGTTTATAGGCGAAAAGCCCATATCGAGGTCGTGGTACAGTTCGGCAAACTTTGAATCGAAAGACTTGCGGATTTCCTCGCCCTGGAGCGAACGAGAGGCGGTGTAGATGGTGAGCTCAGCCATGACCTTGGTCACGTCAAAAGTGCCCTTTTCTCCCTTGAAAGCCTTGTGGCGCTTCATAAAGTCTTCGCATTCTTGTGTGATGAGGGTGACGTAGGAACGGAGGGCCTCCTGCGTGAGACCGTACTTGACAAACTGTATCTTGTCAGTATTTGCAACGCACTTGGCGGTGGTCGGACGGAACCTTTTTCTGCTCCATGAGTTTCGAGTTTGGACAATCATACACGACGTCCTTGCCGAAGACGGGTGTGGTGAGGGGAGAGTAAATCTCCTCGGCGTTGACGTCCTTGATCTTTCCATTTAGGATGAAGTTGTTGCCCGCCGTGTCCAGACACACAGTCATCTTGCGGCCGAGAAGAATAAATGTAAAGACATTGCCATACTACTTTCAGTCAGTCTTGGTCGGCTATTGCAATGTGTCTTAGGCACCTTCTTGTGATTcgcgaagaagaaggcatACGGATCCATGCCATATGTGACTGTACTACCAATTATAGGCAGCCAATGGAAGACCATGGGCGGCTCATTCGCCTTCTTGAACAGCAACTGCTTCAGTACATTGAGGACGACGGAGAGCAGGATAAAGGAGGCGAAGGCGGCAGAAGCGACGACAGGCGTGGACGACTGGGATGTAAAGTTGGCCAGAGGGCCGGTGACATCAGCCAGGAGACCCATTGTATGACGCGGCGACAAGAACCAGCAACGAAAAAGAAGAGTGGCAGAGGTAGGTGAGAAGGGCAATGTTGCCGGTTGACAGTTGACAATCAACGGCAACGCGCGCCTCAATAAATTTCCCAGTAGCACGTCCAAGGGCCTAGGGGCGCAGGGGCCGGTGGGTCTAATCATACGGTCAAATCGGCCTACCGTACAGGGCCGTCTGCGAGTGGACTCTGCTGGTCTTGGCAGGGTCGCTAAGCGGATCCGTCGTCCAGGATTCAGGAGAGGCACTTGGTGGCACCACTGCCAGGCCATGCATTACAAGTACTCACTCACTACCGACTCACCTCACATCACCCCATGCCCGTTTTCAACGAATCGAGAGAAGCCATTGTTATATTACGCCTTTTTGCTTCTTTCAAACGAGGCTATGATTCGTATTGTTGCCCTGGTCGCTGAAGAAGCGAATTTCTGGGCTCAGGTGTGTGCTATACGTTTATAACTGTCCCGTTGCGCCCATGGTAATCCGGCTGCCCTCGACGCCAAACGCTCCGCTTAGAAAATATCAAAAATCCCACATTTTGTCCCCCTCACCTGTCCCGACTTGTCATGTCATGCCCCTCTTGCTCTGCGCGGATGCAAGACTCTGGTCTGTTGCATAGCGAGACCCGTCATCCTCTTCAGAATAGAGTGTCTGGTCGCCCTTGCCGCCCATTTCGACGAATTCTTCTGGACGCCTCTGTGCGGCAGGCTGTTCCTCGGCGGGGGGCCGAGTATTTTTTCCCTTCATCCTCGTGCCATTTTCGATTCCATTCTTCTCGTACACCTTGACAGCATCTTGGCCTTCGGCGCCCTTGATGACGCGAGACACCTTGACATCATTGATGCTGCTGAGCATGGTGCGTTCTCGCTCCACTTTGCGCCGTGTAAAGTCGAGCTTGGAGATGGCGCCCGTCAGACCATCCGTGCTATCCGTAAGGCTGATCTTGTTTTGTGTGGTCCAAGGATGCTGCAGGCATTGATCTATCGTTATCCGTTGCTCAACGTCGACTGTGAGCATGCGATCGATGAGGTCCAAGGCAGGGTCGCCAACACTATCCCAGTATGGCGAA from Pyrenophora tritici-repentis strain M4 chromosome 1, whole genome shotgun sequence encodes the following:
- a CDS encoding CypX, Cytochrome P450; amino-acid sequence: MGLLADVTGPLANFTSQSSTPVVASAAFASFILLSVVLNVLKQLLFKKANEPPMVFHWLPIIGSTVTYGMDPYAFFFANHKKYGNVFTFILLGRKMTVCLDTAGNNFILNGKIKDVNAEEIYSPLTTPVFGKDVVYDCPNSKLMEQKKFVKYGLTQEALRSYVTLITQECEDFMKRHKAFKGEKGTFDVTKVMAELTIYTASRSLQGEEIRKSFDSKFAELYHDLDMGFSPINFMLSWAPLPHNRARDNARETMIKLYSDLVRKRRSGAVKKDSHDMIWHLMDCKYKDGTQVPEHEIAGIMIALLMAGQHSSSSTIAWILLRLAQNPHVIEELLAEQKSILGKNLPALTYDDLQKLPLHAQVVKETLRIHAPIHSIMRKVKQPLVVDGTNYVVPTSHTLMSSPGFSAQLDTHFVNPAVWDPHRWDPDQNNYDEERDDADQEKIDYGWGVVSKGTNSPYLPFGAGRHRCIGEQFAYLQLQTILVAFVREFKFRNVGGSKDIVSTDYTSLFSRPLAPGIVEWERRQNL